The Miscanthus floridulus cultivar M001 chromosome 17, ASM1932011v1, whole genome shotgun sequence genome has a window encoding:
- the LOC136517916 gene encoding pantoate--beta-alanine ligase-like translates to MAAAAAVHEPEVIRDKAAMRTWSRRRRAEGKAVALVPTMGFLHKGHLSLVSAAVAASAGPVAVVVSIYVNPSQFAPTEDLATYPSDFAGDLRKLAATGVVAAVFCPPDLYVRGSADGPSAAGVSGGVVSCLEDAGGHAHETWVRVERLEKGLCGSSRPVFFRGVATVVAKLFNVVEPDVAVFGKKDYQQWRIICRMVRDLDFAIQIVGSEIVREADGLAMSSRNVNLSHEDREKALSISRSLVDARTAALNGSNHSQQIKDQIVQTLTEAGGQVDYVEIVEQESLVPVDRMDRPCVICVAAWFGKVRLIDNIEIQSTSSDR, encoded by the exons atggcggcggcggcggcggtacaTGAGCCGGAGGTGATCCGCGACAAGGCGGCGATGCGCACGtggtcgcgccgccgccgcgcggaggGAAAGGCCGTCGCGTTAGTCCCCACCATGGGCTTCCTCCACAAGGGCCACCTGTCGCTCGTCTCCGCGGCCGTGGCGGCCTCCGCCGGccccgtcgccgtcgtcgtctccATCTACGTCAACCCCAGCCAGTTCGCCCCCACCGAGGACCTCGCAACGTACCCCTCCGACTTCGCCGGCGACCTCCGCAAGCTGGCCGCCACCGGGGTCGTCGCCGCAGTCTTCTGTCCCCCGGACCTCTACGTCCGCGGAAGCGCTGACGGCCCCTCCGCCGCTGGCGTGTCCGGCGGCGTGGTGTCGTGCCTGGAGGACGCCGGTGGGCATGCGCACGAGACGTGGGTTCGGGTGGAGCGGCTGGAGAAGGGGCTGTGCGGGAGCAGCAGGCCCGTCTTCTTCCGCGGAGTGGCCACCGTGGTCGCCAAGCTGTTCAACGTCGTCGAGCCGGACGTCGCTGTATTCgggaaaaaggattatcagcagtGGCGCATCATCTGCCGGATG GTTCGCGACCTCGATTTTGCTATACAGATAGTTGGTTCGGAAATAGTGCGTGAAGCTGATGGTCTTGCCATGAGCTCTCGCAATGTAAATCTGTCACACGAGGATAGGGAGAAG GCGTTATCAATAAGTAGATCACTGGTGGATGCTAGAACCGCTGCCCTCAATGGAAGCAATCATAGCCAACAAATAAAAGATCAAATAGTACAGACACTTACTGAAGCTGGTGGTCAGGTTGACTATGTTGAG ATTGTGGAGCAAGAAAGCTTGGTGCCTGTGGATAGGATGGACCGCCCTTGTGTAATTTGTGTCGCGGCATGGTTCGGAAAGGTCAGGCTAATTGACAATATCGAAATCCAGTCGACGTCCTCTGATAGATAA
- the LOC136516753 gene encoding ankyrin repeat domain-containing protein 2A-like produces MAAQEEKTAAAVTTEEPVPAAEQQPQPKTAGAARRAGPSAPANPFDFSTMMNLFNDPSIKEMAEQIAKDPAFTEMAEQLQKTVVSPRQQQRQQAPAAQLDPQKYVATMQQLMQNPQFVAMAERLGSALMQDPAVSTMLGGLTNPAHKEQLEARVARMKDDPELKPILDEIESGGPAAMMKYWNDPEALQKFGRAMGVGGGPSGEPGGAEHAEAEDDAGEEGEYEDESIVHHTASVGDVEGLKKALEDGADKDEEDSEGRRGLHFACGYGELQCAQALLEAGAAVDAVDKNKNTALHYAAGYGRKDCVALLLESGAAVTLQNLDGKTPIDVAKLNNQDDVLKLLEKHAFV; encoded by the exons ATGGCTGCGCAAG AGGAGAAGACTGCTGCTGCTGTCACGACAGAGGAGCCTGTGCCGGCGGCGGAGCAGCAGCCTCAGCCTAAGACAGCTGGGGCGGCGCGCAGGGCAGGGCCGTCGGCGCCGGCCAACCCCTTCGACTTCTCCACCATGATGAACCTTTTCAAT GACCCTAGCATCAAGGAGATGGCAGAGCAGATTGCCAAGGACCCGGCGTTCACGGAGATGGCGGAGCAGCTACAGAAGACGGTGGTGTCcccgcggcagcagcagcggcagcaggcGCCGGCGGCGCAGCTGGACCCGCAGAAGTACGTGGCGACGATGCAGCAGCTGATGCAGAACCCGCAGTTCgtggccatggcggagcggctgGGCAGCGCGCTGATGCAGGACCCGGCCGTGTCCACCATGCTGGGAGGCCTCACCAATCCGGCGCACAAGGAGCAGCTGGAGGCCCGCGTCGCGCGCATGAAGGATGACCCCGAGCTCAAGCCCATCCTCGACGAGATCGAGTCCGGTGGCCCCGCCGCCATGATGAA GTACTGGAACGACCCCGAGGCTCTGCAGAAGTTCGGCCGCGCGATgggcgtcggcggcggcccgTCCGGCGAGCCCGGCGGCGCGGAGCACGCCGAGGCGGAGGACGACGCCGGGGAGGAAGGCGAGTACGAGGACGAGTCCATCGTCCACCACACCGCGAGCGTCGGCGACGTCGAG GGCCTGAAGAAAGCGCTGGAGGACGGCGCGGATAAGGACGAGGAGGATTCGGAAGGGCGGCGTGGCCTCCACTTCGCGTGCGGCTACGGCGAGCTCCAGTGCGCGCAGGCGCTCCTGGAGGCCGGCGCCGCGGTGGACGCCGTCGACAAGAACAAGAACACCGCGCTGCACTACGCCGCCGGATACGGCCGCAAGGACTGCGTCGCGCTCCTGCTCGAGAGCGGCGCCGCCGT GACGCTGCAGAACCTGGACGGGAAGACGCCCATCGACGTGGCCAAGCTCAACAACCAGGACGACGTCCTCAAGCTGCTGGAGAAGCACGCCTTCGTATag